CCTCGATCAGCGCCCGTCCGACGCCGCGGCCGCGGACCTCGGGATCGGCATAGAGGTCTTGCAGATAGCAGACATTTTCAGGCTTCCAGCAATGGCGGTGGAAGATGAAATGCACGAGCCCGACCGCGCGGCCATCGATCAGCGCGAGTCGGCAGCCCATGTTCGGGTCGCCGCCATGCAGCAGCCGGGCGAAGGTGATGTCACAGGTCTCGGCCGGAACCGCGCTGTCATAGAAATCGAGATAGGCGGTCCAGAGTCGGCGCCAACTGGCGATGTCTTCGGGGCGAAGCGGACGGACGAGAAGGTCGGTCACGATGGGGCCTTTCGCGGCGAGCAGGGAGGAATCCGACTCCTGCATCTTGCGAGACCGGCGCGGGCTTCACAAGGTAGGGTGGTCGTGACTGGCGAAGGGCGGCGCGGGGCGTGTCATTGCGACCAGGGACGCGCCTTCGGCACCGGCGTTTCAGGGGCTTTTGCCCGGGTCTGGCGGTGGTTGCGAAAAAACCCGTGCCGAAGGCGGAAGAATTGCGTCCGGAGGCGCTTGACGGGGGCTCTGGGCGTCAATAAAAGGCACGTCACGCCGGGCGAGCCCGGAAGGCGCTGCGGTTGTAGCTCAGTTGGTTAGAGTACCGGCCTGTCACGCCGGGGGTCGCGGGTTCGAGCCCCGTCAACCGCGCCACCGCCTTCCTGTCTGTCCTGCGCGATGCGCGGTTGTAGCTCAGTTGGTTAGAGTACCGGCCTGTCACGCCGGGGGTCGCGGGTTCGAGCCCCGTCAACCGCGCCATTCCTTCCCGAAAGTCGAAAGATCTTTACCCCGCCTCCGGGGCCCCGACCCATGTCCGGACACGCGCAGGGCAGGGGGCGCTCCCGCCCGTCTTTGGCGGCCTTGCGGCCGCCGCATCCCGTTGGGCCCGGCGCCGCGCTTGGCGCGGCGCGCCCGGATGTCCGGTAATGGGGCGGGTTTCAGAAGGGACGGGCTTCAGGCAGAGGGGCTTCGGCCGGCACTGTAGGACGGCCGAAGCGGTGATGTCAGGCCGAGAGCGCCGCGAGGATGCGGGCCCAGCTGCGGATGCCCTTGTGGAAGCTCTCGAGGTCGTATTTCTCGTTCGGCGAGTGGATCGCGTCATCGTCCCTGCCGAAGCCGATCAGCATCGAGTCCATGCCGAGCAGGTTCCG
The genomic region above belongs to Rhodovulum sulfidophilum DSM 1374 and contains:
- a CDS encoding GNAT family N-acetyltransferase → MTDLLVRPLRPEDIASWRRLWTAYLDFYDSAVPAETCDITFARLLHGGDPNMGCRLALIDGRAVGLVHFIFHRHCWKPENVCYLQDLYADPEVRGRGVGRALIEAVYAVADSRGTPSVYWLTQEFNDTARQLYDRIGQSTAFVKYVRG